TTAACTCCCGGATCGTGATATGGAATCTGCCGGCCGTTTCTTTCGGCGTCAGTTTCCGGTTATAGTTCCGGTAAATATAAGATACAACTCCATATGCATCTCTTGTGATTTCTATATTGCACAGCTCCTGTATATTCTGATAGGTTTTCCTGAAATCATTGGCTTTCATGCCTGTTCGGGCGGCGAATACCTTACAGAAGTGGGAGCTGTCTGCAAATCCCAGAATTTCAGCAAGCTCTTCCATTGTAAAATTTGTATGAAGAAGGAAATCAATCGTCTTGCCGATACGCATCTCATGCAGGAGGTTAAAGAAAGACAGTCCCGTAGTCTGGGTGATGTAGAGGCTGATGGAGGATTCACTCATATAAAAGATTCGGGATAATTCTTCTAAGGTCAGCTTCCGGCTGAGATGGTTGTACATATAATGCAGAATATCACTTTTCTGTATATCGGATCGGATGGGACAATAATTATGGTTTTGAACTCCTATACGCTGGAAACGGACAATCAGTTCCACCAGTTTGTTCTTTAAAAACAGGGAATGGTACAGGGGTTCCATCGTTGATGACATCATCGGCATCATGTTGATTTCCCGAAGAAGCTGTTCGAAGATTTCCCGGATTTGAAGATAATCTTCCTGTCCGCAGTGTACTACCGGGCAGCTGTCCATAAATTCAATTGGGGTTAAGGATCCGGTATCTCCATTACAGGAGGATTTTATCAGTACGTTTACCGTATCAAAATAGTACACCAGGAGGAAAAACTGAAGTGGAGAATCCACCTGGACGATATCAGATATCTGCCAAGGAAGTATGGATACTATGGTACCGGGACACAGATTGTATTCCCGGTCCTGAAGTTTCAGGACACCTGTGCCCTTATTAATCAGCCAGAAGCGGGACATCCGATGGATTAAAGGGGTGGTGGGGTTTTCGATGATTTCGGTATCAATACTGCAAATCTTCCGGTAATGCTGCCCGGAACAATCGATATCCTGGATGCATGTCTTTACCATGGCGAACCTCCTCGTTTTATTAGATGCTATTATGATGCTACTATACTATTTAAGGGATAGCAGTACAAGGCTTGGCTGAGGGAATCCTGCATATTTATTATAAAATAAACAAAAGTACGAAGGGGGAACCGAAAAAAAGGATTTTTGTACAATTGCAAAATACTGATATTTATTTACAATAAAAGAAAAGATAAATATTCCTGAAAAACTGTTATTTTTCACGCATATATCAAAGGTGATTTCGAGATGAAATCACCTTTGATATAGAAAAGGATCCCGTTTAGAAAATCATATTGAAAGAAGGAAGGAAAGAGATTATGCAAAAAAAGGTAAAAAAATTAATTATTTTGGGTATGGCGGCTTTGATGGCATGTTCTGTTATGGGCTGTGGAAAAGGCTCTGGGAGCGGCGACGAGATTGTATTGGGATACATAGGGCCGCTTACCGGAGAATCTGCTCTTTGGGGTAAGGTGGAGTCCGATACGTTGAAGATGCTGGTCGAAGAAACCAATGATAACGGAGGCATTCTGGGTAAGCAGATTGATTTGAAAATTTATGATAACCGCGGTGATGCGGTGGAAACCACCAATGCCGCCCGCAAGGCGCTTCAGAGCGATAACGTTGTAGCATTTATCGGACCGGATTCCTCTTCCTGCGCCATTGCGCTCAGTGAGGTGTGTGAGGAGTACAAGGTTCCCCATATCACTACGACAGGTACCAATTATAAGGTGACACAGCATGAGGAAGACGGATCTGTCCGCCCCTATGCGTTTCGTATCTGTCTGTCGGATCCACAGCTGGGCGATATTATGGGGGGGGTATGCATTTGAAAAATTGGACTATAAAAATGTAGCGATTCTGTATGAAATCAGCAGCGAATATTCTTTGGGAATCACGCAAAACTTTACCGAAGCTTTTGAGAAAAAAGGTGGTAAGATAACAAGCTCAGAGGCCTATAAA
The window above is part of the Novisyntrophococcus fermenticellae genome. Proteins encoded here:
- a CDS encoding AraC family transcriptional regulator — translated: MVKTCIQDIDCSGQHYRKICSIDTEIIENPTTPLIHRMSRFWLINKGTGVLKLQDREYNLCPGTIVSILPWQISDIVQVDSPLQFFLLVYYFDTVNVLIKSSCNGDTGSLTPIEFMDSCPVVHCGQEDYLQIREIFEQLLREINMMPMMSSTMEPLYHSLFLKNKLVELIVRFQRIGVQNHNYCPIRSDIQKSDILHYMYNHLSRKLTLEELSRIFYMSESSISLYITQTTGLSFFNLLHEMRIGKTIDFLLHTNFTMEELAEILGFADSSHFCKVFAARTGMKANDFRKTYQNIQELCNIEITRDAYGVVSYIYRNYNRKLTPKETAGRFHITIRELNILLLHLVEKNFSDFLNFIRVNRASELLKNTEKGITEIAIDVGYNNAKTLTRNFLRFRTITPGAFRQHVELQEDSLQT
- a CDS encoding ABC transporter substrate-binding protein; the protein is MQKKVKKLIILGMAALMACSVMGCGKGSGSGDEIVLGYIGPLTGESALWGKVESDTLKMLVEETNDNGGILGKQIDLKIYDNRGDAVETTNAARKALQSDNVVAFIGPDSSSCAIALSEVCEEYKVPHITTTGTNYKVTQHEEDGSVRPYAFRICLSDPQLGDIMGGVCI